A portion of the Parasedimentitalea marina genome contains these proteins:
- a CDS encoding NUDIX domain-containing protein, whose translation MTDLFFYGTLRYTALLELVLGRSGKALDLSQASLAGHGIFAVKGQIFPAIEERQGHIAQGVLVRGLSQDDVDALNFYEGGFDYDLKDVVVQTPDGHNVTTQVYFPEPGLWQTQELWDLQGWIAKWGALTLRAAQEVMAYQGRMTAAEVAKCFPSIRTRAGAWLDAQARSGDPEHDLSKDVVVHKHTRAHLNFFAMEEMDLQYRRYDGSLSPVINRGAALVGRAAVVLPYDPVRDEVLLIEQFRAATYIAGEPRPWMWEPIAGLIDPGETAAQAAHREAMEEAGVTLLALEPVAQVYPSSGASGEFIHIFVGIGDLTARAAGGGIAAEGEDIRSKIIGFDELMAGIDGQAYLDMPLVTAALWLARHRERLRPVCS comes from the coding sequence GTGACCGATCTATTCTTCTATGGAACTTTGCGCTATACGGCATTGTTGGAACTGGTATTAGGGCGATCCGGTAAAGCATTGGATCTTTCACAAGCCAGTCTTGCGGGGCATGGGATTTTTGCCGTGAAAGGGCAGATTTTTCCGGCAATCGAAGAACGGCAGGGGCACATTGCGCAAGGCGTTTTGGTGCGGGGCCTGTCACAGGATGATGTCGATGCCCTAAATTTCTATGAGGGTGGATTTGACTACGATCTAAAGGATGTGGTCGTGCAAACTCCTGACGGCCACAACGTTACCACACAGGTCTATTTCCCGGAACCCGGCTTGTGGCAGACGCAAGAGCTCTGGGATTTGCAGGGATGGATTGCCAAATGGGGGGCTCTGACCCTCCGCGCAGCACAAGAGGTGATGGCCTATCAGGGCCGGATGACGGCTGCAGAGGTCGCCAAGTGCTTTCCCTCAATTCGGACCAGGGCAGGGGCCTGGCTGGATGCTCAAGCTCGGTCTGGAGATCCGGAGCACGACCTGAGCAAAGATGTCGTTGTACATAAGCACACGCGCGCACATCTCAATTTCTTTGCAATGGAAGAGATGGACCTGCAGTACCGTCGTTACGATGGCAGCTTGAGCCCGGTGATTAATCGGGGTGCCGCCTTGGTTGGCCGTGCCGCTGTGGTTCTTCCCTATGATCCGGTCCGGGACGAAGTCCTGTTGATCGAGCAATTTCGTGCTGCCACCTATATTGCCGGCGAACCGCGTCCTTGGATGTGGGAACCTATTGCTGGGTTGATTGACCCAGGCGAAACTGCCGCGCAGGCGGCGCACCGTGAAGCAATGGAAGAGGCCGGCGTTACATTGTTAGCTTTAGAACCAGTGGCGCAGGTCTATCCGTCGAGCGGAGCATCCGGAGAATTCATTCACATCTTCGTCGGGATAGGCGATCTGACGGCGCGGGCGGCAGGCGGCGGGATTGCTGCCGAGGGAGAGGATATTCGGAGCAAAATCATTGGGTTCGATGAGTTGATGGCCGGAATTGATGGACAGGCCTATTTAGATATGCCGCTTGTGACTGCAGCGCTATGGCTGGCCAGACACCGTGAACGGTTAAGGCCAGTATGTTCCTAG
- a CDS encoding BTAD domain-containing putative transcriptional regulator translates to MDQESSGYHLVTLGEWRLEKDAREIPIRGRKTKALITFLAFSQFRTHQRRRLANLFWPSLSDTQALASLRQSLAEIRRCTDTSPALINAGHSELQMLSNIIQLDVETMVAEIHDGSVGDEILKSLLQLPDLLVDFHAIGEDFDDWATQTRASLQSRCIDGLRNVYEESDIEPNIRLRVAQTVFALDGFDESAARAIIKSFAELNELPKALAFYDDLYTTFERELDAEPSLRTQDLVAQIKLNLDVPERISATDPTSLLQTISGTVRKTENAIAVLPFESLGPHDLPSYVQLGLLDEVTCALAGAVAPPPLSSNSMRRFLDQPNLSAAQVGQETGARYVVSGSIRSDGVDARVAVQMADTSSEQVIWAEIYHRPLAEVVNLEMPIAAKIVTSFTPSLHGAELGRTSSLSPEDLEPFQLVLRARDLIFNLSTDTFQEAGLLLEAATRKGQSYAPGFAALADWHSVRIWQGWSEDPETDQRLLERHALKAINLNPADGRTMAFLGHNRLIFSYKYKEAQSYFENALRYMPSDAETLNWTVPGLTYSGNPSEAIKNGERALVLSPFDPFRFRNQHFLSIAHYAQRNFERAAELGLRSFEDNPTYVSNLRFTIASLHASGQRSRAKELVTYHHEIQPDFSVSKMISRHPFQSQDKRIRYGRHLVDAGLNP, encoded by the coding sequence GTGGATCAAGAAAGCAGTGGCTATCACCTTGTCACACTAGGCGAATGGCGGCTGGAGAAAGACGCTCGAGAAATTCCCATTCGGGGGCGCAAGACAAAAGCTCTGATAACCTTCCTCGCATTTTCTCAATTCAGAACCCATCAACGTCGTCGATTGGCAAATTTGTTTTGGCCTAGTCTCAGTGACACGCAAGCGCTGGCTTCTCTTCGACAGTCGCTCGCTGAAATTAGACGCTGCACCGATACATCGCCCGCCCTGATCAATGCGGGCCATTCCGAACTCCAGATGCTCTCCAACATCATTCAGTTGGATGTGGAAACTATGGTGGCCGAAATCCACGATGGATCGGTGGGAGACGAAATCCTCAAGTCGTTGCTCCAGCTGCCTGATCTTCTGGTGGATTTTCACGCCATCGGTGAAGATTTTGACGATTGGGCTACCCAGACCCGTGCGAGCTTGCAAAGCCGCTGCATTGACGGGCTCAGGAATGTTTACGAAGAGAGTGATATCGAGCCAAACATACGCCTCCGCGTCGCGCAGACTGTTTTTGCACTAGATGGGTTCGATGAATCCGCCGCACGAGCGATTATCAAATCATTCGCGGAGCTAAATGAGCTTCCCAAAGCCCTGGCGTTTTACGATGATCTTTACACTACTTTTGAAAGGGAGCTGGACGCCGAACCATCCCTGCGAACTCAGGATTTGGTGGCCCAGATCAAGTTAAATCTCGATGTGCCCGAACGGATTTCAGCAACGGATCCAACATCTCTGCTGCAAACCATCTCGGGAACTGTTCGCAAGACAGAAAACGCAATAGCGGTGCTGCCTTTTGAATCTTTGGGTCCCCATGACTTGCCGAGCTACGTTCAGCTCGGGTTGCTCGATGAAGTCACCTGCGCGTTGGCCGGGGCCGTTGCGCCTCCGCCGCTTTCTTCAAACTCCATGCGCCGATTTTTGGACCAACCAAACCTGAGCGCCGCTCAGGTAGGCCAAGAGACCGGCGCGCGTTACGTTGTAAGCGGATCAATTCGCTCAGATGGTGTCGACGCGAGGGTTGCGGTCCAGATGGCCGATACGTCGAGCGAGCAAGTTATCTGGGCAGAGATTTACCACCGACCGCTCGCCGAGGTTGTGAATCTTGAAATGCCAATCGCTGCAAAGATCGTAACCTCATTTACTCCATCTTTGCACGGAGCTGAACTGGGAAGGACGAGCTCTTTGTCACCGGAAGATCTGGAGCCGTTTCAACTGGTTTTACGAGCCCGTGATCTAATTTTCAATTTATCCACGGATACGTTCCAAGAGGCGGGATTGCTCTTGGAAGCCGCCACACGCAAGGGGCAAAGCTATGCGCCTGGCTTTGCAGCCCTGGCCGATTGGCACTCTGTTCGGATTTGGCAGGGATGGTCTGAAGATCCGGAAACAGACCAAAGGCTGCTTGAACGACATGCTCTGAAAGCAATCAACCTCAACCCTGCAGACGGGCGCACAATGGCATTCCTCGGCCACAACAGATTAATCTTCTCGTATAAATACAAAGAAGCGCAAAGCTACTTTGAAAATGCTTTGCGGTATATGCCTAGCGATGCCGAGACTTTGAACTGGACTGTGCCCGGGCTCACTTATTCTGGCAACCCAAGCGAAGCGATTAAAAACGGCGAGCGGGCGCTGGTGCTATCTCCATTCGATCCGTTCCGATTTCGAAATCAGCACTTTTTGAGTATCGCCCACTACGCGCAACGCAATTTCGAACGCGCCGCCGAACTGGGATTGAGAAGCTTTGAAGACAACCCGACCTACGTATCAAATCTAAGGTTCACCATCGCCTCGTTACACGCATCAGGTCAAAGATCACGGGCCAAGGAGCTCGTTACATACCATCACGAGATCCAGCCAGATTTCAGCGTGTCCAAAATGATCTCGCGCCACCCTTTTCAAAGCCAGGATAAACGAATTCGGTACGGGCGGCACCTCGTCGATGCGGGCCTAAACCCGTAG
- a CDS encoding cysteine synthase A: protein MRIARDLADAIGHTPLIRLNRVSDETGCEILGKAEFMNPGQSVKDRAALYIIKDAIARGELKPGGTIVEGTAGNTGIGLALVGASMGFKTVIVIPETQSEEKKDMLRLAGAQLVQVPAAPYRNPNNFVRYSERLAAELAKTEPNGAIWANQFDNVANKKAHLETTGPEIWEQTDGNVDGFVCAVGSGGTLVGVAEALQPKGVKIGLADPMGAGLYSYYTTGEMAMEGSSIAEGIGQVRITKNLEGFKPDFSYQVPDDEAVPYIFDLLHDEGLVLGGSSGINIAGAVRMAKEMGKGHTIVTVLADYGTRYQSKLFNPEFLREKNLPVPDWMTHTPASIPGVFEDI, encoded by the coding sequence ATGCGCATCGCACGTGATTTGGCTGACGCCATTGGCCACACACCTCTTATTCGTCTGAACCGCGTCAGCGACGAGACAGGCTGTGAAATTCTAGGCAAAGCTGAATTTATGAATCCGGGCCAGTCGGTGAAAGACCGTGCTGCCCTGTATATCATCAAGGATGCCATCGCCCGTGGAGAGCTAAAACCCGGCGGCACCATCGTCGAGGGTACGGCTGGTAATACTGGCATTGGCCTGGCGCTGGTTGGTGCTTCGATGGGGTTCAAGACAGTCATTGTTATCCCGGAAACCCAATCCGAAGAGAAAAAGGACATGCTGCGTCTGGCTGGTGCACAACTGGTTCAGGTTCCGGCAGCGCCCTATCGCAATCCAAACAACTTTGTTCGCTATTCGGAACGTCTTGCGGCTGAATTGGCCAAGACCGAACCCAATGGTGCGATCTGGGCCAATCAGTTTGATAATGTTGCCAATAAAAAGGCGCACCTGGAAACCACCGGTCCCGAGATCTGGGAACAGACTGATGGCAACGTCGACGGCTTTGTTTGCGCCGTAGGTTCGGGCGGCACGCTGGTTGGTGTTGCCGAAGCCTTGCAGCCCAAGGGCGTTAAGATCGGACTGGCTGATCCGATGGGGGCTGGATTGTATTCCTATTACACCACCGGTGAGATGGCCATGGAGGGCAGTTCTATTGCCGAAGGTATCGGCCAGGTGCGGATCACCAAAAATCTGGAAGGATTCAAGCCTGATTTCTCATATCAGGTGCCGGACGACGAAGCGGTGCCGTATATCTTTGACTTGCTGCATGACGAGGGACTGGTTCTAGGTGGGTCTTCCGGGATCAATATCGCCGGGGCCGTACGTATGGCCAAGGAAATGGGCAAAGGGCACACCATTGTGACCGTGCTGGCTGACTATGGTACGCGCTATCAGTCCAAGCTTTTCAACCCTGAATTCCTGCGCGAGAAAAACTTGCCGGTGCCGGACTGGATGACCCATACCCCGGCGTCTATTCCGGGTGTATTCGAAGACATATGA
- a CDS encoding TrgA family protein: MPTGAKLTAAVCLAFLAFILSGQVKPLMPEGTDFSNFTPFNMAIGLVIGWVVMGKRAGRGTVPAINNGISGVAVMLFWALFIYGGKEMFRLAMRNRYDGPFEALSQIFVIGMNYGIDIFVPQVIATVLIGAVVSGLATESASRRWR; this comes from the coding sequence ATGCCCACCGGAGCCAAACTAACGGCCGCTGTTTGCCTGGCCTTCCTTGCCTTTATTCTTTCAGGCCAGGTCAAGCCGCTGATGCCGGAAGGCACAGATTTCAGCAACTTTACCCCATTTAACATGGCAATCGGTTTGGTCATCGGTTGGGTGGTGATGGGTAAACGCGCAGGTCGGGGCACGGTTCCTGCCATCAATAATGGTATCAGCGGTGTCGCAGTCATGTTGTTTTGGGCGTTGTTTATATATGGCGGCAAAGAGATGTTCCGGCTGGCGATGCGCAATCGTTACGACGGGCCATTCGAAGCATTGTCACAGATTTTTGTAATTGGGATGAACTATGGAATTGATATCTTTGTTCCACAGGTTATTGCGACTGTATTGATCGGCGCCGTTGTTTCGGGGCTGGCAACCGAAAGCGCCAGCCGTCGTTGGCGCTGA
- a CDS encoding phosphatase PAP2 family protein, which yields MSNAAAILASGNGAGNGAGNGAGNGAGNGAGVGVGLSGGAAFPFMEPFYDERGPADREDFLLLNGGDFPKAEWSPDLQATSMIHSVLGQLNLTTMNMPTADEEKQLRENLQTQIEDILELRLSEANQSKAAEIIDQSGNFAHYFLTLLNCSARYRTQTSVLIFVCLQVASVVGLHFKWMYQRPRPAQIFPGMLPLIPTPAHSSFPSNHSTQSFLVAEMLVHAAPAATKDPLRRYVETMARRIAVNREIAGVHYSSDSAQGRVLAIEIKKQIVTSGVLDNLLTDCTTELSDFVDAGHPINKDQIVG from the coding sequence ATGTCGAATGCAGCAGCAATCTTGGCATCGGGGAACGGCGCAGGCAATGGTGCGGGAAATGGCGCAGGCAACGGTGCTGGAAACGGCGCGGGAGTGGGCGTTGGGCTTTCGGGTGGCGCCGCATTTCCGTTCATGGAACCGTTTTACGACGAGCGGGGACCTGCAGATCGCGAGGACTTCCTGCTGCTTAACGGCGGCGATTTCCCCAAGGCGGAATGGAGCCCTGACCTACAGGCAACGAGCATGATACACAGTGTTCTTGGACAGCTTAACTTGACGACCATGAATATGCCGACAGCCGACGAAGAAAAGCAGCTCCGCGAAAACCTGCAAACACAAATCGAAGACATTCTTGAGCTTCGCCTCTCTGAGGCAAACCAATCCAAAGCTGCTGAGATCATCGATCAGAGCGGAAACTTTGCGCATTATTTTTTAACTCTATTGAATTGCAGCGCTCGGTATCGCACGCAGACGTCGGTTTTGATTTTCGTTTGCCTGCAAGTTGCGAGCGTTGTCGGCTTGCACTTCAAATGGATGTACCAACGTCCGCGGCCAGCCCAAATTTTTCCTGGTATGCTGCCTTTGATCCCCACACCGGCGCACTCTTCTTTCCCGAGCAACCACTCAACGCAGTCCTTCCTGGTCGCGGAAATGCTGGTTCATGCAGCCCCGGCGGCCACGAAGGATCCCCTGCGTCGGTACGTCGAAACCATGGCACGCCGCATTGCGGTGAACCGCGAAATCGCGGGCGTCCACTATTCTTCCGACAGCGCGCAAGGCCGGGTCCTGGCCATTGAAATCAAAAAGCAGATCGTGACATCTGGCGTTCTCGACAATCTGCTCACTGACTGCACAACTGAGCTTTCAGACTTCGTTGATGCCGGTCACCCGATTAACAAGGATCAAATTGTGGGCTGA
- a CDS encoding alanyl-tRNA editing protein codes for MKTEPLFQSDAYRRDCSGRVLSHTEQGGVVLDRALFYPTGGGQPGDAGLLSWQNGTCTIATSVKGSGGAIVLVPAEGQTLPPVGTKVNQELDWERRLGHMRVHTALHLLSVVIPLPVSGGSIGSEKGRLDFNMPEAPADKAELQSQLQALIDRDLQVTENWITEAELEAKPQLVKTMSVSPPMGAGRVRLVRIGSTDVQVDLQPCGGTHVKRTAEIGKIRIGKVEKKGKLNRRVYLHLDG; via the coding sequence ATGAAAACTGAACCACTCTTCCAAAGCGATGCTTATCGGCGCGACTGTTCCGGCCGGGTTCTGTCCCACACCGAACAGGGTGGCGTCGTGCTGGATCGCGCATTGTTCTATCCCACAGGCGGAGGGCAGCCTGGTGACGCTGGGCTGTTAAGCTGGCAAAATGGTACATGTACAATCGCGACATCGGTAAAGGGCAGCGGTGGGGCCATTGTTTTGGTGCCTGCTGAAGGCCAGACTCTGCCGCCTGTCGGAACCAAGGTGAACCAAGAACTTGATTGGGAGCGGCGGTTAGGTCACATGCGGGTGCACACGGCGCTTCATCTGCTTTCAGTGGTCATCCCGTTGCCGGTTAGCGGTGGCTCTATCGGGTCAGAAAAAGGGCGATTGGATTTCAATATGCCAGAGGCCCCCGCAGATAAGGCAGAACTGCAGTCACAGTTACAGGCGCTGATCGACCGTGATCTGCAGGTCACCGAAAACTGGATCACCGAGGCTGAACTGGAGGCCAAACCCCAGCTTGTTAAAACCATGTCCGTGTCGCCACCAATGGGTGCGGGCAGGGTGCGGCTGGTGCGCATAGGGTCCACAGACGTGCAGGTTGATCTGCAGCCCTGCGGTGGCACCCATGTTAAGCGCACTGCCGAGATCGGCAAAATCCGCATTGGAAAAGTCGAAAAGAAGGGCAAATTGAACCGACGTGTCTATCTGCATTTGGACGGATGA
- a CDS encoding DUF3772 domain-containing protein, which yields MQLLRFALTVLCFALWGTGGADAQLSATERNYYQGWLNTAERAELVIDQDRASSASLEVLRREIADHREVFASARDNNADRIGTLNSQLSALGPAPGEGEIEDGDLAALRSSLNDQLTALRVPRVVSEEAHNRANGLISEIDRIIRKRQTKALMQRGPSPVNPENWAEALREISAAVMGLWNETLLQVQSDTTRENLQNRLPVILGLILAGGLLVLRGRSWTSQVGTYLRQVGIRDTGVWSFLVSLVQVLLPLLGVIFLTQAISMSGILGVRGALILESVPGWALILLAFNWLGQQVLASPNRTALLPVQNRPRRELRLLVVLIAVMLVLRDLIIQIDQLEYLSDVTRSVVAFPIILTTALLLFRVQRLGLKRLQETTEQNETVGVAGANKLVRAVRRAVYMLAGLAPILAVFGYIHASEAIIYPVAVTLFVISTTLVIQRVLGAIYALVTRNPEAAQDSLFSVLVGFVLAILVMPVLALIWGARIADLTELWSRFMDGVQFGDTRISPSSFLMFALVFAAGYVATRMVQSSLRNSLLPKTKLDPGGQNAIVSGTGYLGIFLAAVVAISWAGLDLSSLAIVAGALSVGIGFGLQTVVSNFVSGIILLVERPISKGDWIEVGGMMGYVRDISVRSTRIETFDRTDVIIPNSDLITGAVTNFTRGNTVGRVIVPVGVAYGTDPRRVEKILLDIAQAHPMVLLNPAPSVVFQGFGADSLDFEIRAILRDVNWALSVRSDLNFEISRRFTEEDIEIPFAQRDLWIRNPEVLTPNSTTQDLHEPTPALVHPDLSDLDAPEGDNEN from the coding sequence ATGCAGCTCCTCCGGTTCGCCCTTACAGTTCTTTGTTTTGCTCTGTGGGGGACTGGGGGGGCTGATGCTCAATTGTCCGCAACTGAGCGGAACTATTATCAGGGTTGGCTCAACACTGCAGAGCGCGCTGAACTGGTCATTGACCAAGACCGGGCATCTTCCGCCTCGCTGGAGGTGCTGCGTCGGGAAATAGCCGACCACAGAGAAGTGTTTGCCAGTGCGCGCGATAACAATGCCGACCGCATTGGAACCCTAAACTCTCAACTTAGTGCTTTGGGACCTGCTCCGGGAGAAGGGGAAATTGAGGATGGTGACCTTGCCGCCCTTCGATCCTCGCTGAACGATCAACTCACTGCACTGCGGGTGCCACGTGTTGTGTCAGAAGAGGCTCACAACCGGGCGAATGGCCTGATTTCGGAAATCGATCGCATTATTCGCAAACGCCAGACCAAGGCGCTGATGCAACGGGGCCCATCCCCTGTGAACCCCGAGAATTGGGCAGAAGCCCTGCGTGAAATATCTGCTGCTGTAATGGGCCTTTGGAACGAAACCCTGTTGCAGGTTCAAAGTGACACCACACGTGAGAACTTACAAAATAGGTTGCCAGTCATTTTAGGCCTGATTTTAGCGGGTGGATTGCTGGTGTTGCGAGGGCGAAGCTGGACCAGTCAGGTTGGCACGTATTTGCGTCAAGTTGGCATACGGGACACCGGCGTGTGGAGCTTCCTGGTGTCCCTGGTTCAAGTTTTATTACCGCTTCTGGGGGTGATTTTCCTGACCCAGGCCATCTCAATGTCGGGAATTTTGGGCGTGCGAGGGGCTTTGATACTAGAATCGGTTCCTGGCTGGGCCTTGATACTACTGGCGTTCAACTGGCTGGGACAGCAAGTGCTGGCATCACCTAATCGGACTGCACTTCTGCCTGTTCAAAACAGACCACGCCGAGAGCTGCGCCTGTTGGTTGTCTTGATTGCAGTCATGTTGGTTCTGCGGGACCTGATTATTCAAATCGATCAGCTGGAATACCTGTCGGATGTCACTCGTTCGGTGGTTGCTTTTCCAATAATCCTGACGACCGCATTGCTGCTTTTCCGGGTGCAACGCCTTGGTTTGAAACGTTTGCAAGAGACCACCGAACAAAACGAAACGGTGGGAGTTGCAGGCGCAAATAAACTTGTCCGTGCCGTGCGGCGGGCCGTCTACATGCTGGCGGGACTGGCCCCCATTTTGGCGGTCTTCGGTTATATTCATGCCTCCGAGGCGATAATATATCCAGTTGCAGTAACCCTATTCGTGATCTCAACAACACTGGTTATCCAGCGGGTTTTAGGGGCCATTTATGCCTTGGTGACCAGAAACCCCGAAGCCGCACAAGATTCGTTGTTTTCAGTGTTGGTGGGGTTTGTTCTTGCGATCCTGGTCATGCCAGTACTGGCGCTGATCTGGGGTGCAAGAATCGCTGACCTGACCGAGCTTTGGTCCAGGTTTATGGATGGTGTTCAATTTGGCGACACCCGGATTTCACCTAGTTCATTCCTGATGTTTGCCCTCGTTTTTGCCGCAGGTTATGTCGCGACGCGTATGGTCCAAAGCAGTCTGCGCAATTCCTTACTGCCCAAAACAAAACTGGACCCGGGTGGGCAAAACGCCATTGTTTCAGGGACTGGATATCTGGGAATATTCCTGGCCGCAGTGGTCGCGATTTCCTGGGCCGGGTTGGATCTTTCATCGCTGGCTATTGTCGCAGGGGCCTTGTCTGTTGGCATCGGTTTTGGTTTGCAAACGGTGGTTTCGAACTTTGTCTCTGGCATCATTCTGCTGGTGGAACGGCCGATTTCAAAAGGCGACTGGATTGAGGTCGGCGGCATGATGGGATATGTGCGCGATATCTCAGTGCGCTCAACCCGGATCGAGACTTTCGACCGGACAGATGTGATTATACCAAACTCGGATCTGATCACTGGTGCGGTTACCAATTTCACTCGCGGTAACACAGTGGGCCGGGTTATCGTGCCGGTCGGGGTGGCCTATGGCACAGACCCAAGGCGAGTAGAGAAAATCCTGTTGGATATCGCCCAGGCCCATCCGATGGTTTTACTGAACCCTGCGCCGAGTGTGGTTTTTCAGGGATTTGGCGCAGACAGTCTGGATTTCGAAATCCGTGCGATTCTGCGCGATGTGAACTGGGCCCTGTCTGTTCGATCTGATTTGAACTTTGAAATATCTCGTCGCTTTACTGAAGAAGACATTGAGATTCCTTTTGCTCAGCGTGACCTGTGGATCCGCAATCCCGAGGTTTTAACTCCGAACTCCACTACTCAAGATCTGCATGAACCAACCCCCGCGTTGGTACATCCGGACCTAAGCGATCTGGACGCACCCGAGGGCGACAATGAAAACTGA
- a CDS encoding C1 family peptidase, with protein sequence MPVTRLTRIKLWADMRNTSQKRFGGAKPGNTSDRFDQSQASLIAELAALSRAERDDPDRFDPQKTAERLVRLPGVSLASLTDATWALLESWPAQDQGRNRSTCVPFAVLAMIELRERLSTAALEFPNYSEEFLYAKMRVDHQPTIDAHNYNSGSTFLDQAADALIASGVCDERTMPYDTGASRPDYTQVPTGNAKSEAATRKFPVDSFQYLRLRRKDPAEWRGEDINGIVRRELKAGNPVVASFPIYYKSNSWTNFHSDGWKYGEIQDPSWPAHIVDVYDAGIATESVLGGHAVCIVGTRPGSGINDERFVFRNSWGNRFARAYDKALIPPPRAGYGTISGTHLQNHCWELLYVRRNEL encoded by the coding sequence ATGCCGGTCACCCGATTAACAAGGATCAAATTGTGGGCTGATATGCGGAACACGTCACAAAAACGCTTTGGTGGTGCGAAACCCGGAAACACGAGCGATCGCTTCGATCAATCCCAGGCATCCCTGATTGCTGAATTGGCTGCTCTTTCGCGGGCAGAACGAGACGATCCTGATAGGTTCGATCCCCAAAAAACAGCCGAAAGACTGGTTCGGTTACCAGGAGTGTCACTGGCCTCTCTCACCGACGCCACCTGGGCGCTTCTCGAAAGCTGGCCCGCACAGGATCAGGGGCGGAACCGGTCGACCTGTGTGCCCTTTGCCGTGCTGGCGATGATCGAGCTGCGTGAACGGCTAAGCACCGCCGCGTTGGAATTTCCCAATTACTCGGAGGAGTTCTTGTACGCGAAAATGCGGGTCGATCACCAGCCAACGATCGATGCTCACAACTATAACTCTGGAAGCACGTTTCTGGACCAGGCGGCTGACGCGTTGATCGCCTCCGGTGTGTGCGACGAAAGGACGATGCCTTATGACACCGGAGCGTCACGGCCAGATTACACTCAAGTCCCGACTGGCAATGCAAAAAGCGAGGCAGCGACCCGAAAATTCCCTGTAGATTCCTTCCAGTACCTGCGTCTTCGGCGCAAAGATCCCGCCGAATGGCGTGGCGAGGACATCAACGGAATCGTGCGAAGAGAGCTGAAAGCCGGCAATCCTGTAGTGGCCTCCTTTCCGATCTACTACAAAAGCAATAGCTGGACGAACTTTCATAGCGACGGTTGGAAATATGGTGAAATTCAGGACCCGAGCTGGCCAGCCCACATAGTAGACGTTTACGATGCAGGGATTGCAACAGAAAGTGTCCTAGGCGGTCACGCAGTGTGCATCGTAGGAACTCGTCCAGGCAGCGGCATAAACGACGAACGCTTTGTCTTCCGAAACAGTTGGGGAAACCGTTTTGCGCGAGCCTATGACAAGGCCCTCATTCCACCACCCCGTGCAGGCTACGGCACAATATCGGGGACGCATCTGCAGAACCACTGCTGGGAGCTGCTCTACGTTCGTCGCAACGAACTCTAA